Genomic window (Oncorhynchus mykiss isolate Arlee chromosome 28, USDA_OmykA_1.1, whole genome shotgun sequence):
AAATCATCTACAACCTCTAATGAAATATCATTAAGGCCATTATCATTTCATAATCATGTGCTTGTTCCACCCACATCAAAGGCAGTCAGGCTCTGATAAGAGTTAATAAATAATGTATTACCAAGTGGTTCTCATTCAAAACAATGTTGCATGCCCTTACCTTAAGCCCTATTCTATTTAACAAAGCTACAATATATCGACCTCCTGTAGCCTCTATCATGCCACCTCCTTGTTGTCTGTAAAGAAAAACCTGGCTGCGATAGTTTGTGTGCTGCTAAGTAAATATGTCTCAGTAGGTCCTGGCACAGGTCTCTCTCATGCCCCTCTGATGACACTTCTTCCCCTCTGAACACAGAGTACTAAGAAGAAGGCTAATACACAACATTCATGCACACaacatgtattgtattgtatgggaATAGCTATTGGCCGGGTGTAAATGATCTCATTTTACATAGCTCTGCCCATTTCTTTCTGCTCTTTATATTGTACTATTAGATAAGATCAATTAAAGTATTATGCATGTCTTTTTTTTATCGCTTTTCCTATGAAAAGTATTAACATTACAAGATCAGAAAGTGTATGTATAGTGGACATGAGCCAGGCTCGTGGTCGCATAATGAGGTACAGTAGCCCTGCCTGCGACTTCAAAATCAGTGTCCCCCTCGGCCCATAGGGAATTTCGACTTGGTCTAACGGTCAACACTTTGGTATCTTTAGTGAGAGGTCAGGGTTCAGACCCGCTGTGATATATGCcccctctacaacacattaagaacacctgctctttccatgaaatagactgaccaagctatgatccctttttaatgtcacttgttaaatctacttcaatcaatgtagatgaaggggaggagacaggttaaagaataatgtttaagccttgagagaattgagacatAGATTTGGTTTGTgtgcattcagagggtgaatgagcaagaaaaatattaggaaggtgttcctaatgtttggtatactcagtgtatatgagaaatacactgctcaaaaaaataaagggaacacttaaacaacacaatgtaactccaagtcaatcacacttctgtgaaatcaaactgtccacttaggaagcaacactgattgacaatacatttcacatgctgttgtgcaaatggaatagacaacaggtggaaattataggcaattagcaagacacccccaataaacttctcagttcctatgcttcctggctgatgttttggtcacttttgaatgctggcggtgctttcactctagtggtagcatgagacggagtctacaacccacacaagtatctcaggtagtgcagctcatccaggatgacacatcaatgcgagctgtggcaagaaggtttgctgtgtctgtcagcgtagtgtccagagcatggaggcgctaccaggagacaggccagtacatcaggagacgtggaggaggccgtaggagggcaacaacctagCAGCAGGAcccctacctccacctttgtgcaaggaggagcaggagtagcactgccagagccctgcaaaatgacctccagcaggccacaaatgtgcatgtgtctgctcaaacggtcagaaacagactccatgagggtggtatgagggcccgacgtccacaggtgggggttgtgcttacagcccaacaccgtgcaggacatttggcatttgccagagaacaccaagattggcaaattcgccactggcgccctgtgctcttcacagattaaagcaggttcacactgagcacatgtgacagacgtgacagtctggagacgccatggagaacgttctgctgcctgcaacatcctccagcatgaccggtttggcggtggttcagtcatggtgtggggtggcatttccttggggggccgcacagccctccatgtgctcgccagaggtagcctgactgccattaggtaccaagatgagatcctcagaccccttgtgagaccatatgctggtgcggttggccctgggttcctcctaatgcaagacaatgctagacctcatgtggctggagtgtgtcagcagttcctgcaagaggaaggcattgatgctatggactggcccgcccgttccccagacctgaatccaattgagcacatctgggacatcatgtctcgctccattgcaccacagactgtccaggagttggcggatgctttagtccaggtctgggaggagatccctcaggagaccatccgccacctcatcaggagcatgcccaggcgttgtagggaggtcatacaggcacgtggaggccacacacactactgagcctcattttgacttgttttaaggacattacatcaaagttggatcagcctgtagtgtggttttccactttaattttgagtgtgactccaaatccagacctccatgggttgataaatttgatttccattgataattgtgtgattttgttgtcagcacattcaactatgtaaagaaaaaatgatttaataagaatatttcattcattcagatctaggatgtgttattttagtgttccctttatttttttgagcagtgtatataaatcCAGCAACTTGGTGGATTGACAACTACACAATGATGATGCAATACTGACACCCTatgtctactgtattgtactgcaacATACGTCAATATTTTACTCTCATTTGATTATTTAAAGAAAACTGCTGACTAAGTCACTCTGGAATGCAAGCAATATTTGGTAGCGTAGAGTTTGATATTCAGACAGAGGTAAGCTCCTGAATATAAGGCGGAAAAGTAGAGGCTTCCTTTTTTATTGTTCTTACAGTATGCATGGAGTGTGCTGCTGAATGCAGTTTGCCCATTGTTGCATTGTGAATAAAAGGCAGCGATGATGATGATAGCGGGCAGATTCCCAAAGGGAATTCCATTGATGCTTCTCTGCTGAGGTCACATGGGGCTTTGCTTCCTCTGCATTTTCATTGGGattgtcagtcagtcacacagtcTGCCAGATGACAACGGCAGCACTGCTCTTTTCTGTCTGTAGGTCTTGTGGCTGTCCTGTTTTCACCTCTACTTCAATAATACGCCAACCGTGTGGTGAAACTAAATGTAGACTTGTTGATGTATGGACATAGCTGTTTGGGAGTGCAAGTTAACATTTTCCTTCCAATCAGTTGAGCAGGTCACAAGAGCTGGGACTACAGCAAAGATAAGTCTGTGGAAAGAACCGTAGCCTAAACCCATAAATGAGGCTCTTAGCATAATTCtcatcctctgttctcctctacagGGCCCCACTGGTTTCAAATGTGGGAGGTTGGACATTTTCCAAGCCTATTGGGTCCAACGTAATAGTGAGAAGAGCATGCATTATGGGAAGGAGCTCAAAGACAAGGCCCTTTTGTAATGTCCCAGGGGAACAATATTCTGTTTCTCTTCACTTTTTGGGGAATTCAAAACACAAGCAAATCATACAGAGGGAAGCCAAGCCAGTGGGAAACAGAGTGAAGCAGTCAGACACTTCTCAGTAATGTGTAAAAGACATCAGTTGTCAGTAAAAGGGaaattaattcattcattcattgaaaccaaaccatgtTATATTGTGTACATTTTTAATTGTCATGTTGAACAAACTGTCATGTCCTCAATTCAAGGCAGTACCCTATCCCATCAGCATCCATAAAATTAACAATTGGACATTTCATATAATAACATTGTTTTTTAATATTCTTTTATATAACTCTTAGGAACATACAGCTCACTCACAATGGCCCATAACACTACAGACAAACTGACAGgcagcatacatacacacagaacattcCTCTGTGATTGGTGTTCATACATTATCAGTGGAAAGAACCAACTCAAACAGGTTGTAATACGTGAGTGATTAGACCGTGGATTATATGATAGAAATTTTCCCCTGAGTCGAATAAAGCTGGCAAACAAAAAGGCGGACCTGATTAATGTTAGTTGATCTAATAAATGGTTTCTGGGGGGGAAAAAGCAAATCAATAACAATACAAAGATATTAACACATTTCTAGTGAATGACTGTTGGTAAACAATGCACATTGATTGAGTGTGAACAACTATACAGTGTTTGCAAATAGGATGCATTCTGCCCTGGCATGATGGCCACAATCTAGTCAGGTGTGATTGCACGAGGTGGGAGAGTCTATAGGACATGTTTATGCAAGCAACACAGACAAATACAAGGAGAGGACAACAGTACAATTCTAGACAATTCTATAcaattattttttccccctccaCAGACagaaaataacactttcaagaaACACTTGGCAGAAACGGAACTTTTCCTTGAGACAATGGCTGAACTTTAAAAAGGGATTGTTATGTGGAGATTTACTTTGAACAGTAATAAGCTCAGCAGAAACATTTCCCATTCATACACTGTAACATGCACTGAAAACATAACCATTTCAGAAGCTGGGTAATGGGCAAGtgatccattatattgaccaaaCAATCCAAAACATTCACTGTTCAACACTTACAGATGACCCTGACAGAAGGCAGCACCCACATGAGTTTAACCACAGGTTTAAGGACACTGCTGGCCAATGCATTTCCAATTAAAATCTAACACAATGTGTATTTCCATCTACATATATTTAGAGAAAAATAATGTTAGTTTTAGCCTAAACTCGGTATGCCCAGAACTAAAATCTTACGTAATTTGGTCAAATGCTCAACCATTAATGTTTATgtagtctgtccacgagagattatgTTTAGCCTCGTCTTATTTTTAACTATGCGCTAAATCATACAAGACATTGGGGAAAGGAATGTTGTTCCCCAAAAAATGTCAGAGGCTGTACCTTAAAGAGGAACAATCCTCTTCCTTAGGAAATATATCCTAATGTTGTTCTGTAATGAGTCATACCAAGCCAATAAAGCATGACAGCACATTGTTCGAGAATAGCACAATGTTCAGACTGTGCAAAATATTCATGCTTTTACTGTAGATAAAACATCTCTTTTCCAACCAGCCACACACTCCTTTAAAACATTGCACAATCCTCCACATATATTTCATGAATGATTTAAGTTGGCATTGGAATTTAAAGAGTACCCACACGAGTTGATACAGTGTCTGCATCAGTAACCTTTGGTATGTTAAAGTAAGGAGCCTTACAGGCTTCAGAACTAAAGCAGACAGTCAGTCATGCAAGGGTATCCATGTAAACATAATGAAACAAAAGGCACCATAACTGGACACATGCTGATTACTGCATATTCTACAATACCCATTGAGAAAATAGGGAAGGAGGTCTGTTATTGTTCAAAGGTCGGTCAAAAAGACCAAGAATGATTTCAGATCATTCAAATCATTCTAACTGCAGGAACTTCATTTTGTGGCAACGTTTCTGATGGATCAATTCCTATTAAAATGGTGCCACAATAAAGCTCCTCACAATAAGACATTTTGGTTTTCAAATACATGGACCCATTTACATTTGCAGAAAGAATAGTCTAGCTCTCAATCAAAACCCAAAAGATAAGAAATAAGAATCCATTCCGGAAGCCGGTCCTCTCCCTCAATGGCTTGGTGATTCTGTATGGTGCCAGGTGGGAGTGTGTGTAAGATTGtgggtgcgtgcatgtgtgtactGCATACCGTTGGAATCGTTTGTTGTTACACATTGCCTTTGGCAGTCCAGCTCTTTGGCAGCTGGGAGCCTGATTCTGTCTGAAGAGGTGTAAGTGGTCTGGGAGTCACCAGTAGAAAGAGCGGGACAGAAAGTTAGCAGCAGTGCCTAGCCAGCCTGCTCCGTCCTGCCCTGTGCCCACGCTGGTCACAGCCTTGTCTGGCTCCTGGGACGGGCTCTCCTCCTCTGGAAGATAGTCTGGAAGATTCACATTCTGCTCCACTGCTACCGAACCATCCTCTGGGAATGGGATGATTACCTATACAGCAAAAGGAAGTGCTCAATTCAATGTGCACCACAAGGTAGATGATATTCCTGGCATACAAGGTCAAGGACCATGGTATTTGAATTTAGATTCTGATTAGATACCAAACTTATTTTTGTAAGCTTTGTCCTTGAGATAAGATCATTCCTTAATATTTGTAAAGGCCTTCACTGGGGAATCAAATTGACAGACTAGAAAATAACAGAGATTCAACCAAGGCTCTGTTAAGACAACAGAAACATAAAACTGGAAATTAATTCAGAAAGACAAACCTCATTTCCATCCTCTCCCCTGACCACCTGTTGAGCTTTCATTACTTCAGTTGATGCGATGGCAGAACCCAGAGCCTACAGAGGAAACAGATATTTGATTTAACAACGTCACACATCAGCCATGATTCCCTCCTCAGCATGTGTTACAGGGCCGCAGGTTGTATAACTCAACTTAATCTCTTGTAGACATACGTTTAACATCTGTCCAAGAACTCTGAGATTGGATGAATAATGAGGAACAATTGTTCCAGTGTGCAGATTTTTCAAGGCtggttatttggacaaatcaAGATTTCGCAGGGTGTGCACCTACACCTGGTATCTTTCAACTTTGGGAAGGGGAGGGGACTTTTGCCCCATACACTTGCCGGAAACTTGCAGAGAGTTGGGTTGAGCTACCAAAGAGGATCCATCCAGGTTCTGCCACTCAGTGTTATATCTCATATCTCCCTCCATCTAATCAAGCAGCTGCAAGATATTGGTTCTGGGTTGCCGAGATTAGACTCACCTctgccctcctccatctcctccccagaATATTATGTAATAGGACAGACAGAATGTGACTAACCTCTGCCTTCAGGTCTGAGCGGATTCTGATGATACACCTCTTAACGGCCATCTGGAATGTGAAGCTGATGACACCTCGGATCTTCAATAGGGCCTCTTCACAAAGGCTCCTCCGGCTCTGGAGGAGATGAATGGGAATAACTGTATAAACTCATTTTACATCAGGTAGTGGACTACCAGAACTGTCACCTTAGCTAGTAACTATAGCATAATGTATTACAGAACCCATCATTCTTTGTGTGACATATCAGGTTTGACTTAGTAAAGAAGTTACTGGAGCTAGCATGGTGTGCCGTCTCCTTATCAATATACTTATTGATCAGTATAGGGGCACTCACAGAGTCATCCAGGCCATCTATGTGGAGGACCACTGTTTTGGCCTGCTTGTTGGTGGAGCCCAGGAAGAACTGGGGCTTACGTCTGCAGGAGGGCTCCTTGGACTTGTATGCATCCTCACTGTTAGAGGCCTGGAGGAGTTCATAGATTTCTGAGGCCAGCAGTTTGGTCTCTCCCGGGGTGGTTGTCCTAAGGGGGAAAGGGATGGAAGATTTTAGTCATCATCTCAAAATAGTGTTAACGTACTGGctcttaaaggcccaatgcagccgttttatctcaatatcaactaATTTCTGGGTATTAATTAGGTACCTTACTGTGAATGTTTTtattaaaaatttttttttaaaaaaacatgGTCAAACAAAATTGCTCTTTGCATAGAAGTGATTTAAGTAACAATTTtcctaggactgtctgggagtggtctgagtggggaaaaCTAAAAACATAGCCGTTATAGATATAAACCTGTTATTCCCATATTATActtatgcaaaaaaatatatatatatattctactgagccatttactttgttggtatttttatattttattatttcttattgtttttgcattgtcagaaggaacctgcaagttttCAAATGTTTAATccttcagacaattgagacagATTGTGCCTTTGAAcactgtatggtagtaggtgccaggcgcaccagtttgagtgtgtcaagaactgcaacgctgctgggtttttccatgctcaacagtttcctgtgtgtatcaagagtggtccaccaccaaatggacatccagccaacttgacacaactggagtcattggagtcaacatctgcaaataaattcataaaaaatcctacaatgtgattttctggattttttttctcattttgtctgtcatagttgaagtgtacctatgatgaaaattacaggcctctcatctttttaagtgggagaacttgcacaattggtggctgactaaatactttttgccccactgtacactgaacaataatataaacgcaacatgtaaagtttgtATAATGAACTGAAGTTAAAGatgccagaaatgttccatacacaagAAAAGGttgtttctctcaaattgtgcacaaatttgtttacatcc
Coding sequences:
- the LOC110508762 gene encoding armadillo repeat-containing protein 1 — its product is MSGEPDALAVVNQLRDLAADPMNRRAIVQDQGCLPGLIIFLDHPNPQVVYSALLAVRYLAECRQNKEKMRGELGMMLSLQNVMQKTTTPGETKLLASEIYELLQASNSEDAYKSKEPSCRRKPQFFLGSTNKQAKTVVLHIDGLDDSSRRSLCEEALLKIRGVISFTFQMAVKRCIIRIRSDLKAEALGSAIASTEVMKAQQVVRGEDGNEVIIPFPEDGSVAVEQNVNLPDYLPEEESPSQEPDKAVTSVGTGQDGAGWLGTAANFLSRSFYW